In one Liolophura sinensis isolate JHLJ2023 chromosome 11, CUHK_Ljap_v2, whole genome shotgun sequence genomic region, the following are encoded:
- the LOC135477818 gene encoding solute carrier family 22 member 3-like, producing MKGYSWRYVQLAMSALSVVIVGQFLFVDEPLRWLLANQKHEEGTRLVRKAGKKNGIKSDTIASAIARYFSQDGNMSKINHTDKELKAEEKSTNTEPSVSVENTSTAQTKVTALALVKHLKLRRVTLVMLLAWFTNSLTYYGLYMVSSVMSGNRYLNLFLSSVAEVPASLLVFPIILKCGRRPVLIALHLLAGLSLITAAILNATTGGYTGYIALTCVIVVGKVGISGTYSVIFMYTPEVYPTNIRAFGLGAASVSSRIGGILAPFAATVARELPWAPVAVFGGLCLLVALACPLLPETKGRDLPQTLVDLEKLFLPEKNLKHNPNVVLRNITAMKY from the exons GTTTGTTGACGAACCTCTTCGATGGCTGCTGGCAAACCAAAAACATGAAGAGGGCACACGTCTCGTTCGTAAAGCCGGAAAAAAGAACGGTATCAAATCCGATACTATTGCATCTGCCATAGCCCGGTATTTCTCACAAGACGGGAATATGAGTAAAATTAACCATACGGACAAGGAGTTGAAGGCGGAGGAAAAATCTACTAACACCGAACCAAGTGTGTCGGTAGAAAACACGAGCACAGCACAGACGAAGGTGACGGCCCTGGCTCTTGTGAAGCACCTCAAACTTAGGAGGGTCACACTGGTCATGTTACTCGCATG GTTCACCAACTCCCTGACCTACTACGGCCTGTACATGGTCTCATCCGTGATGTCGGGAAACCGCTACCTCAACTTGTTTCTCTCTTCAGTGGCAGAGGTCCCAGCCAGCCTCCTTGTATTTCCTATTATATTGAA ATGTGGAAGGCGACCGGTGCTGATAGCGTTACACTTACTGGCTGGACTATCCTTAATCACAGCCGCAATTCTCAACGCGACCACGG GTGGATATACAGGGTATATCGCTCTGACATGTGTGATAGTGGTTGGAAAGGTGGGCATCAGCGGTACATACAGCGTTATCTTTATGTACACACCAGAAGTATATCCTACAAATATTAG AGCGTTTGGTCTGGGAGCAGCGAGCGTCTCCTCCAGAATCGGTGGAATTCTGGCACCCTTTGCAGCTACTGTG GCCCGTGAACTACCCTGGGCGCCGGTCGCTGTGTTCGGAGGGCTCTGCTTGCTGGTGGCCCTCGCCTGCCCCTTACTTCCGGAAACCAAGGGGAGGGACTTGCCCCAGACGCTAGTTGACCTGGAAAAGCTGTTCCTACCGGAAAAGAACCTAAAACACAACCCGAATGTTGTTCTACGGAACATCACTGCAATGAAATACTAa